Proteins encoded in a region of the Neoarius graeffei isolate fNeoGra1 chromosome 3, fNeoGra1.pri, whole genome shotgun sequence genome:
- the clrn2 gene encoding clarin-2 has translation MPTLWKRIVFSVGSILSIGSVVLLVVALSTERWITATILCQTGVDLVNASQPELEQFTGDIYYGLFQGGKTRKCGLGSRRFKIYIFPKLIRKVNSGLHMIIIFFLFFAIGFALVSLAFCIYNARKVPYQSIKGPLGLYLWNFIAALFCSLGFACFIAALRCHRLTERVANFQENLFHLVVLEENLGFSFWLCVASTVSHGANILVVASSKIHLPKLQTKKPEEPTTTGDDLLY, from the exons ATGCCAACTCTGTGGAAGCGTATCGTGTTCTCAGTAGGCTCCATACTAAGTATTGGTTCGGTGGTGCTCCTGGTCGTGGCGCTCTCCACCGAGCGCTGGATCACTGCGACCATCCTGTGTCAAACTGGGGTTGATCTGGTGAATGCGTCACAGCCAGAGCTTGAACAGTTCACTGGAGACATTTACTACGGGCTCTTTCAAGGTGGCAAAACACGGAAATGCGGTCTGGGCAGTCGTCGTTTCAAAATTTACA TTTTCCCAAAACTGATTCGGAAAGTCAACAGTGGTCTTCATATGATCAtaatcttcttcctcttctttgctATTGGTTTTGCACTGGTGAGTCTGGCATTCTGCATTTACAATGCCAGAAAAGTGCCTTACCAGTCTATCAAAGGACCTTTAGGCCTCTACCTCTGGAACTTCATAGCAG CTCTGTTCTGTTCTCTTGGCTTCGCCTGCTTCATCGCAGCACTTCGGTGTCATCGGTTAACAGAACGTGTGGcgaactttcaggaaaatctgttccacCTTGTGGTTTTAGAAGAGAACCTGGGTTTCTCGTTCTGGCTCTGTGTTGCCAGCACTGTATCACATGGAGCCAATATTCTGGTGGTTGCTTCAAGTAAAATTCATCTCCCCAAACTCCAGACCAAAAAACCAGAGGAACCGACTACAACAGGAGATGATTTACTGTACTGA